ATTAACTCCTGATCCACAGCGGAATAGGAAACCTGAAATTCAAAATAGTCAGTCCCGTATGTGGAATCCCCAGGTGCAATTTCGCCATAGCTGGCAGTATTATCGGTAATTGTAACGTTATCATCTGTTGTGCTTAAAACTGCACTCACATTAGTTGCAGGGTCCTGCCCATAGTTCTTAAGCATTACGTAGAGCCTTATGGTTTCGCCAGGATTTACCCTGTTGTTACCATTACCTGAAATTTCTTCAATATAAGAATCTAAATAAGAGACATAAGCCCCCTCTGAGGAAACAATAATGCTTCCAACATGTGGCAACCTGTTTTTGGCACGTACTACAATCTTCACTGTATCCCCGGGAAGCAAATCTCCCCCTATAGGGACAGAAGCACTGCCACTCGAATCTGCAATAGCCTTGCCTACGAGTACCCCTTCCTTAGAAATTGCGACAATTGAGCCAGGTGAATCCGTATCCACATTAAAAACAGGTTGACCAGGCTGAACCACGGGTGCATAAGAGGCATTAATTGCAACTGGCTCATCGGTCCAGACCTGGAGAGAGGGGTCCCCGAAAATCCAGAGGTCATATATACACCAGCGAAAAACACCATCTGAACCTTCCTCTACCGCCATTGGAACCCACCTTGCGAGGCTCAAAATATGGGCTTCCCCAAGCGTCCAGACATCGGGCGTAAAGATATGGTAGTAGAAAGTAGAATCTATCAGCTCGCTCGGACCAAGCTGTGGAGGATATCCCCATCCATACCTTGTATTCATTATAGCTGCAATAGCCCCCGCGTTTCTCAAATTTACAAGCGATTCTGCATAACAATCACCACCTGGAACCTCGTCAATCGCGCCAGTGAAGCAAGATATCGCATTATGAATTCCGACCTTATCTCCATTTGTCATGTTTGCAAGGTTGCTGAGGCTTATAAAACCTGTTCCATATTCGTTCCCATGGGCCGCATAATGGGCAAAACCGACACCATTATTCACTGCATTTAAAAAATTCCCGGTACTGAGGTTACCCATAGATTCATAAAGTTTTATATCATTCCACGGTGGAGTAGGGGTCAGTTCCGAAATTCTGTTATTTATACTATCCCCATAATAGTAATAGTCAGCAAATAAATACTCGGCAGGCAAGACAATATTTGTCAAATAACCTGCCGTTGGATTTGATTCATAAACTTTTATTTTCTGGATTAAGTTATTGATCTGGTCCACGGTTCTCACAGGGAATCTGCCTACAATCACATCAGGATACATATCCACATTATCCCCTATTTCCCCCCAGACATTGTCATTGTCAGCATTCCAATCACCATCAAGGTCAGAATAGTAAAGGTCGCATGGAATAGTGTCTTCATCATTGTAATACCCCGCATACGATTCTATATAGAACGCATCACGCCTTGGAACTATCTCCTGTCCATTTTCATAATCCGCCTGACCTCCAAGAATCACATAAACCAAACCTTTGTTAGCGTAGTAATCTTTTATAAAGTTCCTGATTTTCTCCGGTTCATCCCTTCCGCTGTAACTTGCATAAATTTCATCAAGGGTTACTATTTGTGCTCTTATTCCCCTTTCCTCCTTCCAGATTCTTAAAGAATCGAAATAGGGAGCAAAATTACTCGAAGTGATGATGACCATTTCTACAGTATCGCCCCCCTTCACATCCTGGTTCTGAGGTGCATAAAAAGGTAGAAATCCGGGATTCCGGACCAGTTTTTCCACAATCTTCCCAAATACCTTTTGTTGCTGTGATGTCGCCCGGTACGGAACTCCTTCTTCATATTCCACCTCATACTCAATTCTTCGGACAAACTCTATTTCTTTGGCAAAAGGTTTATAGATAACGGGGTTCAGAATAATCCCAGCAACAGAATAACCGGAAATATTGCCGGTCCCAGCAAGGGTAATATAGTTTTCAGGATACGCAGGAAGAGAGTAATAACGAGGATCGGGCTCTACAAAATCTGGCTCCCTTTTATAAGAAATTGGTACAGGCTTTTGCATGGGATATACAGTTCCCTTAATGGGTATCTTTACTGTCTCCACCTTCAAAATTTTAACGGAGTGTGCCTTTGCACCTGATGGCAAAAGGAGATGATAAGACAGTTTTGGAAGCATTGGAGAGCCAGCAGGTCCGTAGAAAACTGCTCCAGGATAATTGATCTTCACATACCCCTTAAACTCCTTTATCTGGAGCTTTGAGGGATCAAGTGAAATCTCATCACTTATTCCCCTCGCGAATAAAAAAACGGGGACAAGCAGCAATACGAGCTTGCGCACTTCTACCTCCTTTCAAAAATTTAAACTTGTGGCCTTAAAAGTAAACCTAACGGAATCAGGACAAGGAAACCAATAACAAAAAGGATTACTGAAATGGTTATGTCTCCCAATCCCATTAAAATGAGAGAAACAATGCCAATGAATAGGCCGGCATAAATTAAAATCCAGTTTCTTTTCGAATACTTGAACTCCTCTTTCTTTACAACCTTTTTAGTTTTCTTCTCCACCATTTTGTGCCTCCCTTGTTTTCAACTCACCTTTTACAATCTCATAGATTGAAAATCCCCCCGAAAATTTGTAAACTGCGCCAGAAGGCCCCACATAACCTGAAAGGCGCATAAGATTCAATAATGTACCTATATTGTTTGTATCCGCAACCTCACTCAGCAAAAGGCCAATATCAAGGCCAGTTAGCCCAACCTCAGAAGGGAAATATCCAAATTTGTACCAAAATTCCTTCGTGAATTTTTCCCGCACTTCTGAATTCCTGAAAATCTGGCCCATGCTGATCGGAAAACCACTTACGATAAGATCAAGCATATACTTGGGAATTTGTTCCATTTTGTTGAGCCAGGCAAAGGTCCCAATAATAGGCTTTCCTGGAAACATGCTTCTAAAGGCTGAATATAAAAAATAAGAATTTTTCGACAATCCCGAGATAACTGCAATTTCTATGTTCTGAGAATCCACTTCCATGGCGATGGTTGAGTCAAATTCCGTCGGACCGGTAACACAAATATCATAAGCCAGGAATTTACCCCTCTTTGCCAAAGAAGTTTTAAAATAGGAGGCAAACAAATCTTCAAAGAAGCTCGTATCCCTTACCAGTGCCACCTTGGAAACCTGCAGAGAATCTAAGATAAAACTTACGAGGAAATCGCACTCTTCCATGAGAGTTTTATATGGGGAATAAAACAGGTAACTTCTTACAGGTGTGTTCTCTGTGAAAGGAGAGATCCAGAGGATAGGAAATTGGTATATAGAATCAAGGTGTCTGCTTGTTGATTTTTTGATGGGGCCAATTACGATTGAATTCCCGGGAATTTCGAGGAGCTTCTCCCTATCTTCTTCGTCCAGCCTAATTATACTTCCTTTAAAATAAAAGCTGATGGAATTGTATAATTCCACGCCAATATCTCGGTATTCTCCGGAAAAGGGGGCAACTACGTAAATGTTGTTTTTTGAAAAAAGAAGTTTTAAAGAAGAATCAGTTGCTAGTTCTCTTGGAATTCCTGAGAGCGAACATATATAATTTACGCATTCCTCAGGATTATATTTGCCAAGATAAGAGAAATAATAAGCTTCCAATGCTTCCTTAATTAGCCCTTTCTTTCTTAGCTCTTCGGCAATTCTGAAACTTAAACCATCAAGAGCTCTGTATTCCGGCTTCTCCCCTGGGATTTTTTTATAATAGACCCAGGCACTATCAAGTTCACCCAGATTCAGATAAGAAAGGGCGGCATAAGGCAAATATTTATCTCTTCCAAACTTCGGCTCAGAATAAAACATCTTTATAAACTCTTTGTACTTACCTTCCCTGTAGAGTTTAACGGGATCTGTGCTACGCCAAAAACCGAATAAAATAATTAAAAGATACATCATTTACCCTTGAGGTATTCCCTTGCGTATTCAACATAATTCATCCAATTTTTATCAATCATCTCCTTTTCTTCACTGGTGATTTTTCTGACCACCTTAGCGGGGACCCCAAGTACAAGGCTTTCAGGTTCAACTTTCATTCCCGGTGGAACTACGGCGCCCGCCCCAACAATACAGTATTCTCCAATCTCAGAACCATCAAGGAGTATTGCACCCACTCCAACAATAACGTGGGAAGCAATTTTTGTGGCGTGAATAGTTGCATTATGTCCAATCGTTACATGATCACCTATAACGACGTTATATTTACCCTTAGTCCCATGAACCACGACATTATCTTGAATGTTTGTGTACTTTCCAACAACTATATCCTCCACATCGCCTCTCAAAACCGCGCCAAACCAGATGGAAGAATAATCTCCGATGGTAACATCTCCAACTATAACAGAATTGGGTGCAAGATACACTTCCTTCCCTATTTTTGGATTTATTCCCTTATATGGCAACAGTATGGCCATATTGAGATTTTAAACTCAAAATCTTGTAAGTTCAATGTTTACATTTTAAATTATTCATCAAATGAATCTTTTTGAGAAAGCAGCCAAACTCATTGAAAAAAGCAGTAAAATATACGTTCTAACAGGCGCTGGCATAAGCACCGAAAGCGGAATACCAGACTTCAGAGGTCCTGGAGGACTTTATTCCACTTACTCTCCAGAAATTTTTGAAATCTCCTTTTTCCGCAGGAATCCATTAGAGTTTTACAAACTTCATACAAAACTCCTGGAACTAATAACAAAAGCAGAGCCCAGTCCAGGCCACAAATTTTTTGCGAACCTGGAAGAAAAAGGTAAAATTCTTCTCATAGCAACACAGAACATCGATGGGCTCCATCAGAAAGCAGGCTCAAAAAAGGTTGTCGAACTTCACGGCAGTGCAACGAGATACTATTGCGAAAATTGCGGCAAAAAATCTTCAGTTTGGAAGGTTATAGAGTCTGTGAAAAACGAAAAAATTCCTCTCTGTGAATGCGGTGGTGTTATAAGACCTGATATAGTATTCTTTAGCGAACCCTTGAAGGAGGAGGATCTTAAAAGAGCTTTTGATAAAGTCAAAGAATCCGACCTTTTTATAGCCTGTGGTACCAGCCTCGTCGTTTACCCAGCCGCTTTTTTACCTGAATTAGCTCTTCGCCTCGGAATACCACTCATCATAATAAACAAAGGCGAAACTCAATACGACCACTTCAGCACTTTGAAAATAGATTCAAATATTGGCGAAGCAGTTGCCGAAATATTAAAACATTTAACTTTATAATTTAGTACATGAAAGAAAAGTTGCTTGTAACCGGCGGAGCAGGATTTATAGGGAGTGAGTTTGTCAGACAGGCAGTTTACAGAGGATATGATGTCGTCGTGGTTGACAAACTTACCTATGCTGGCGACCTGGAAAGGCTCAAGGAAATTCAAGGTAAGTATCGTTTTTACAAAGTGGATACAGCAAATCTCGAGGAAATAAGAAAAATCTTTGAGTCCGAAAAACCGGATATTGTCATCCACTTTGCTGCCGAAAGCCACGTTGATAGGAGCTTGCTTGAGCCTTTCTCCTTCATTGACAGCAACATAAAGGGTACGCTTAATTTACTCGAGGCGTCAAGAACTCACGGCATAAAACTGTTTGTCAATATCTCTACCGATGAAGTTTATGGAGACCTCGGTGAAACTGGGTACTTCACCGAAGAAAGCCCACTAAGGCCAAATTCACCCTACTCAGTAAGCAAGGCTGCTCAAGACATGTTGGGTAGAGCCTATTTTAGGAGTTTCTCTCTTCCAGTTATTACTATCAGACCTTCAAACAACTACGGACCTTGGCAATACCCTGAAAAACTTATACCAGTGGTTATTTACCGCGCGCTAAGTAGACAATTTATTCCCATTTATGGAAAAGGAGAAAACATAAGAGAATGGCTTTTCGTTTCCGATTGCATAGATGGGATATTCAAGGCCATTGAAAAAGGGAAACCAGGTGAAATTTACAATATTGGAAGCGGAGAGGAGCGAAAAAACATTGAAGTCGTAAAAATGATATGCCACATTCTCGACGAACTTGTTCCAATAGAAAAGCCCTATGAATCCCTTATAACCTTTGTTAAAGACCGACCGGGGCATGATTTTCGTTACGGCCTTGACTCTTCTAAAGCCTTGAGGGAGCTTGGATTTAAACCCCAAACTCTTTTTGAAAAAGGAATTAGAATAACGATAGAATGGTACCTAAACCATAGAGACTGGCTGGAAGATAAAGTTCGGCATTTACGGGAATTCTGGGCAAAAAATTACGGAAATATATGAATTTTTAACCACTAATTTTGTCTCTTTTAAGGACTGGACTTATTTGGGGCTTTATTAGTGTGGTTCCTACAACTTCAACTTCAATAATTTTTTGCGGACAAACATAAACACACTTGAGGCACCTTATGCAGTCATAGTGATTGGGGTCTTCGTATATTTTTATATCCATAGGGCATACTTCCTGACAAAGGTCGCATTTGGAACACCTGTTAACATCCACCTTCATCCTCACAAAGCTTACCCTGTTGAACAATCCCCAAATTGCGCCAAGGGGACACATGTATCGGCAGAAGGGTCTGCGAACAAGAACAAACAAGATAATAAAAGCAATTGCTATAAAGAGTTTTATGAAGAATCTGTAAGATATTAGCTGGGATAGTTCTGACCAGAGAGGCGACAACATGATGGGAAATGTGCCCTCAATTGTTCCAGCAGGACAGAGTTTGCAAAACCAGGGTTCATAGGTAAAGTAAACTACTGGAATCATCAAGAGAAGAATCACGTATTTAAGAATTCCCCATGACTTTTTGATTTTAATTCTAAATAATGTTATCTTTTTTACCAGTTCCTGCAGAAGACCAAAGGGGCAGAGCCATCCACAAAAAGCTCTCCCTACCAGGACTCCCACCAAACCAATATACCCAAGGATGTAGTAAGGAAACTGTCTTATAACAATGAAATGTTGTAGAGAGCCGATAGGGCAGGAAGTTCGTGCAAAGGGACAAGCATAGCAATTTAACCCCGGAGCACACAGGGATTTGGAAGAACCCTGGTAGATTGAGAAATTTTTAATGTCGGGAATATAGCTATTTATGCCAAAAGCAGATATAAACTGCACTATCCGTCTTACTAAATCTACTTTCCTGGTTCTACTTGCTACTCTATTCCGATACATGATAGGCAAAGGATATTTCCGTTAAGCTCAACCTCCACGTATTCTTTAAGCTTTACCCCTTTGATGAGAATGAACAACAGAATTACGAGTAAAATAATTGACAGGATGTAATGCCTTAACCTTTTCATTTTTGGTCTTCAACGACTATTTTGATCTCCCCGACAATCTGCATAATCTCCGTTTGCTTCTCAAGAGAACCCCTGGCGAGAGCCAGATGGCTTAAAGAAGCAGGGAACTCAGCAAATATTGGGTCAACAAAAATCCACTTCCCACCAAGATAAACCATATTCCATGCATGATAGTAATATGCCTCGTCTTGGTAAATGAGACCTACAACTATATCGGCAGGAATTCCTGATGCTCTTGCAAGAGCAGCAAAAAGAACCGCATGTTCATTGCAGTCACCCCTTCTCTCCCTCAAAACGTCCGTTGCAGTAGGAATCGTTACAGAGGGAACTTTACTGATGCTACTCTGGAGCCAGTTTATTATTGCTTCCACTTTCCTGCAAGGGTTCTTAATTCCAGCGGTAATTTGATTGGCAAGGGCCACCACCTCGGGATCATCCGACTGAATGTAAGGATCTGGTTTTAAATATGGTGTCAAATCTCCTAAAACTTTTTCATTTGTGCAATCTATTTCAGGTTTTAAAATTTCTAATCTTAAAAAGTTGGCTTTTTTCTCAAGAACCCTTTGAGGGCCAAGGGCAGGGCTTATATTTCCCACAGGACCAACCAACTTCAGCCTCAAATATTTATAAGCTCTAATGGGAACATTCGGCTTAATGGCATAAAGTTCCGTAACATCAATTTCCTTTGCAATTTCCATAGCCCTGTTTCTGTCTTCCACCTGAAGAACGATACCCATTGGACCCTCTTCTTTCACAAATTTGCCCTTTCTTATGATAATTTTACTTTCAGTACCCTGATATGTGAGGCTGTAAGTAAGAGTATTCCCTTCTTCCTTAACAAGCTCGCACACTGCATCTGAAATAGTTGCTGTGGGAATATCGAGCAATACTACATACATCCTTTTGGCCCTGCTTTTTTCTAAATAAAGCCTTAATGTCGTTTCGACATACAAAGGTGCAGTTACGTTCACCTTCTTTGTAACGGGGCTGGAAGATTCAGCCTGATAGTTTAAAAAAAGTGTGTCTTTATTCACTGAAATTTTACCCGTCAATTTCTGATCTTGTGTCACCATATTGAACTTAGCAGATAACAATTTAAAGTTCCTGTCCGTGTTAAGTTCGCTATTTATCAGAACCTTCTTTGACATCCCAAGCATCTGAACCTGCATCAAATTGGTTTCTTTAACCTTGTAGCCATCATTCCTGGGCTCTACCACCACACTGGAATAGCCCACTTTGTTACCCATCAGGTACATCCCAATCCAGGTTGTATCTGCTCGAACAGAAGCCTGAATCAGCAAAAAAATAGAAATCAAAATTCCCATGAAGAAATTTTAATGGACGCTTTACAAACCGCCAAATTCTATCGTCTGAAAGTCGTTGTAAAGTAAATCCACAACGAGTATCTTATTCTTAAAAAGTGTCCCCTTACCTGTTAAAAACTTGATCACTTCATTGGCTTCAAGAGTTCCAAGAATAAAAGGTGCAGTTGCTATTACGGGTAAACCTCCAACTTTCCCAAGGGGTACATTCCTCAACATATCTTTTAAATTAAGGGTTTCTCCTGGAATTATCGTGGTAATCTGTCCATAAAAGCCACTAATTCCTGCGTGCACGAAAGGCTTTTTTGCTCTTACACTAAGTTCATTCAAAATGAACTTGCCATAAAAGTTGTCCAAGCAATCGACTACTACATTCACTTCCTCAGGAATTTTAAAATTTTCATCAATTGTTTCTTTGAGAGCAATGATTTCAAGGTCCCGAATTTTTCTAAGTTGTTTAGATGCAATCTCTACTTTGGATTTCCCTAAATGCTCACGAGTATACAATATTTGCCTGTTAAGATCTGGCTCATCAACAATCCCATGGTCAACGATATATAATTTTCCAACTCCACTTCTAACAAGGATTTGAAGTACAACTGTTCCAAGCCCGCCCGCACCAGCAACAAGAACGGTAGAATTAAGTAGCCTCTTTAGGCCTTCTTCCCCGATTA
The genomic region above belongs to bacterium and contains:
- a CDS encoding 4Fe-4S binding protein encodes the protein MYRNRVASRTRKVDLVRRIVQFISAFGINSYIPDIKNFSIYQGSSKSLCAPGLNCYACPFARTSCPIGSLQHFIVIRQFPYYILGYIGLVGVLVGRAFCGWLCPFGLLQELVKKITLFRIKIKKSWGILKYVILLLMIPVVYFTYEPWFCKLCPAGTIEGTFPIMLSPLWSELSQLISYRFFIKLFIAIAFIILFVLVRRPFCRYMCPLGAIWGLFNRVSFVRMKVDVNRCSKCDLCQEVCPMDIKIYEDPNHYDCIRCLKCVYVCPQKIIEVEVVGTTLIKPQISPVLKRDKISG
- a CDS encoding transglutaminase-like domain-containing protein, which produces MGILISIFLLIQASVRADTTWIGMYLMGNKVGYSSVVVEPRNDGYKVKETNLMQVQMLGMSKKVLINSELNTDRNFKLLSAKFNMVTQDQKLTGKISVNKDTLFLNYQAESSSPVTKKVNVTAPLYVETTLRLYLEKSRAKRMYVVLLDIPTATISDAVCELVKEEGNTLTYSLTYQGTESKIIIRKGKFVKEEGPMGIVLQVEDRNRAMEIAKEIDVTELYAIKPNVPIRAYKYLRLKLVGPVGNISPALGPQRVLEKKANFLRLEILKPEIDCTNEKVLGDLTPYLKPDPYIQSDDPEVVALANQITAGIKNPCRKVEAIINWLQSSISKVPSVTIPTATDVLRERRGDCNEHAVLFAALARASGIPADIVVGLIYQDEAYYYHAWNMVYLGGKWIFVDPIFAEFPASLSHLALARGSLEKQTEIMQIVGEIKIVVEDQK
- the rfbB gene encoding dTDP-glucose 4,6-dehydratase, with the protein product MKEKLLVTGGAGFIGSEFVRQAVYRGYDVVVVDKLTYAGDLERLKEIQGKYRFYKVDTANLEEIRKIFESEKPDIVIHFAAESHVDRSLLEPFSFIDSNIKGTLNLLEASRTHGIKLFVNISTDEVYGDLGETGYFTEESPLRPNSPYSVSKAAQDMLGRAYFRSFSLPVITIRPSNNYGPWQYPEKLIPVVIYRALSRQFIPIYGKGENIREWLFVSDCIDGIFKAIEKGKPGEIYNIGSGEERKNIEVVKMICHILDELVPIEKPYESLITFVKDRPGHDFRYGLDSSKALRELGFKPQTLFEKGIRITIEWYLNHRDWLEDKVRHLREFWAKNYGNI
- a CDS encoding C25 family cysteine peptidase, coding for MRKLVLLLVPVFLFARGISDEISLDPSKLQIKEFKGYVKINYPGAVFYGPAGSPMLPKLSYHLLLPSGAKAHSVKILKVETVKIPIKGTVYPMQKPVPISYKREPDFVEPDPRYYSLPAYPENYITLAGTGNISGYSVAGIILNPVIYKPFAKEIEFVRRIEYEVEYEEGVPYRATSQQQKVFGKIVEKLVRNPGFLPFYAPQNQDVKGGDTVEMVIITSSNFAPYFDSLRIWKEERGIRAQIVTLDEIYASYSGRDEPEKIRNFIKDYYANKGLVYVILGGQADYENGQEIVPRRDAFYIESYAGYYNDEDTIPCDLYYSDLDGDWNADNDNVWGEIGDNVDMYPDVIVGRFPVRTVDQINNLIQKIKVYESNPTAGYLTNIVLPAEYLFADYYYYGDSINNRISELTPTPPWNDIKLYESMGNLSTGNFLNAVNNGVGFAHYAAHGNEYGTGFISLSNLANMTNGDKVGIHNAISCFTGAIDEVPGGDCYAESLVNLRNAGAIAAIMNTRYGWGYPPQLGPSELIDSTFYYHIFTPDVWTLGEAHILSLARWVPMAVEEGSDGVFRWCIYDLWIFGDPSLQVWTDEPVAINASYAPVVQPGQPVFNVDTDSPGSIVAISKEGVLVGKAIADSSGSASVPIGGDLLPGDTVKIVVRAKNRLPHVGSIIVSSEGAYVSYLDSYIEEISGNGNNRVNPGETIRLYVMLKNYGQDPATNVSAVLSTTDDNVTITDNTASYGEIAPGDSTYGTDYFEFQVSYSAVDQEL
- a CDS encoding HesA/MoeB/ThiF family protein, encoding MEGIFARHLPLIGEEGLKRLLNSTVLVAGAGGLGTVVLQILVRSGVGKLYIVDHGIVDEPDLNRQILYTREHLGKSKVEIASKQLRKIRDLEIIALKETIDENFKIPEEVNVVVDCLDNFYGKFILNELSVRAKKPFVHAGISGFYGQITTIIPGETLNLKDMLRNVPLGKVGGLPVIATAPFILGTLEANEVIKFLTGKGTLFKNKILVVDLLYNDFQTIEFGGL
- a CDS encoding gamma carbonic anhydrase family protein; this translates as MAILLPYKGINPKIGKEVYLAPNSVIVGDVTIGDYSSIWFGAVLRGDVEDIVVGKYTNIQDNVVVHGTKGKYNVVIGDHVTIGHNATIHATKIASHVIVGVGAILLDGSEIGEYCIVGAGAVVPPGMKVEPESLVLGVPAKVVRKITSEEKEMIDKNWMNYVEYAREYLKGK
- a CDS encoding NAD-dependent deacylase → MNLFEKAAKLIEKSSKIYVLTGAGISTESGIPDFRGPGGLYSTYSPEIFEISFFRRNPLEFYKLHTKLLELITKAEPSPGHKFFANLEEKGKILLIATQNIDGLHQKAGSKKVVELHGSATRYYCENCGKKSSVWKVIESVKNEKIPLCECGGVIRPDIVFFSEPLKEEDLKRAFDKVKESDLFIACGTSLVVYPAAFLPELALRLGIPLIIINKGETQYDHFSTLKIDSNIGEAVAEILKHLTL